GCCGCACGTCGGTCACGACGTCGTAGCCCTTGTCCTTCAGGATGCCGATGAGCCTCTCGGCGGTCTTCTTCTCGTCCTCGGTGCTGTAGAAGACGGCTGAGATGTACTGCGGGCCGATGTCCGGGCCCTGACCGCCCTCCTGCGTCGGGTCGTGGATCTCGAAGAAGTACTTCGCGAGGTCCTCGTAGCTCACCTTCTCAGGGTCGTACTCCACCTCGACGGTCTCGAGGTGACCGGTCCCTCCGGAGACGACCTGCCGGTACGAGGGGTCCTCGACAGAGCCGCCCATGTAACCTGACGATGCCGAGATCACGCCCTCCTTCTGCTCGAAGAGGTGCTCGACGCCCCAGAAGCAGCCGCCGGCGAAGTAGGCCTTTTTCGTGTTCTCCGCCTCGGCATTCGCCTCCGAGTCGGATCTGAACACAAGCGAGATCGAGTTGACGCAGTGCCGGATGTTCGTGTCGGTCAACCTCTCCCCCTCGAACACGTGCCCGAGATGCGCGCCGCAGTTGGCGCAGAGGATCTCGGTCCGGATGCCGTCGGCGTCGCGCTCTCTGCGAACGGCGCCCTCGATCTCGTCGTCGAAGCTGGGCCATCCGCACGAGGTCTTGAACTTGTCGGTCGACCGGTAGAGCGGCGCGTCACAACGCTTGCAGTGGTACGTGCCGCTCTCGAAGTGGTCAACGTACTCACCCGTAAATGGCATCTCCGTGCCCTTGTCGACGATGACCCGCTCCTCCTCGTGCGTCAGGTCACGATACTCCTCAGTCTCGGCAGCGGAAGCCGCATCGCGCGTCTGTGTCATCTCAATCTCCTGTTCGCCGCAGGCGGCCAAGAGAAGCAGAGGCGCCGCAAGGGCTATGGTGATCACAAAGAACCGTCTCATGGCCAGCTCCCTGAGCTGGGTTTCAGATTGCCTCACCTTTTTGGATTCCCGGCTTCCTGAGGGGTTTCGTATGGCGGACTGTCCTCAGCGCGACGAGGCACCATACCACCGGAGAAACACGGCGTTCGCTTCACCCGCGAACGTCCGGGGTGTCCAGGTCGGGCTCAGGTCAGCGTGGTGGTCTCCCTCGGTCCTGTGCGCGTCGCTCTGACGAAGATCCAGCAGGCTTCGACCTCCGGTGGTGCGGCGCCCGGCAGGCCCCGGTTGCAGGGTCGGCCCATCGTCCGAAGCATGAACGGATGCCATGAGATGTGGATCCAGCGGCAGTCGGCGGTGGACCTTGTGCGTGTGGCGGCCGTCGCGGACCCCGATGCCCGCGGCAAGGAGACCGCGGAACTCGAAGTACATCCTCACTCCGGGCGCATACGGCGCGTCGGGATCCTCTGAGAGCTCGCCGCGCTCCTGAGATGCGACCACGATCTCGGGTGAGATCGAGTCGAATGCGGCCAGCATCACATACTCGTGAAACTCGGGCGGTTCGCCCAGATACAGCGAGCCGAGATCAGGCCGTGCCTCCGGCCGAAGCTCGGAAGAGGCACGGAGTTCCCCGTCCTTGAGCACTCGAGTCCAGGCGTCCGTCGTCGTGGCGT
The sequence above is drawn from the Candidatus Effluviviaceae Genus V sp. genome and encodes:
- a CDS encoding bifunctional methionine sulfoxide reductase B/A protein, producing the protein MRRFFVITIALAAPLLLLAACGEQEIEMTQTRDAASAAETEEYRDLTHEEERVIVDKGTEMPFTGEYVDHFESGTYHCKRCDAPLYRSTDKFKTSCGWPSFDDEIEGAVRRERDADGIRTEILCANCGAHLGHVFEGERLTDTNIRHCVNSISLVFRSDSEANAEAENTKKAYFAGGCFWGVEHLFEQKEGVISASSGYMGGSVEDPSYRQVVSGGTGHLETVEVEYDPEKVSYEDLAKYFFEIHDPTQEGGQGPDIGPQYISAVFYSTEDEKKTAERLIGILKDKGYDVVTDVRPAGEFWEAEGYHQDYYEQKGTQPYCHAYTKRF